In Oncorhynchus clarkii lewisi isolate Uvic-CL-2024 chromosome 2, UVic_Ocla_1.0, whole genome shotgun sequence, one DNA window encodes the following:
- the LOC139382791 gene encoding Iroquois homeobox protein 5a-like, whose product MAYPQGFLFQPSVSLALHSCPPFSSSVILGRPRTDEMGRPSTGSAFAPYAGSPAFNGTSPGFNSYLQYSGEQRAAMNSFVGSAYDPSAGITGSLEYHPFGGALGPYPYGDPAYRKNATRDATSTLKAWLNEHRKNPYPTKGEKIMLAIITKMTLTQVSTWFANARRRLKKENKMTWNPRNRSEDEEEDDNIDLEKNDDDDEPLKPRAEIGLKNEDGHHPHPVGISREKEDNSSNDMEPVLTDPDLKDHGDRRVPEMLGPTTTASPQNVHLGAERDSDSADTTSPPAPRRNDTGNSSNATSVIDSPLPAPKPKLWSLAEIATSSDKCKGCSDGAQNVSRQLRTEIPASVSSPPRAAAQNHFPHSAALSRHVYYTSPFFQGYSNYHGAFGQLHSPGSNVGSATHLNGLHQTMLHRAEALARDSKARSQTQIDLCKDLRYELKKGMTHV is encoded by the exons ATGGCGTATCCTCAAGGCTTTCTCTTCCAACCGTCGGTTTCTCTGGCTCTCCATTCCTGTCCCCCGTTCAGTTCCAGTGTGATTTTAGGAAGACCGAGGACAGATGAAATGGGCCGGCCGTCTACAGGCTCAGCCTTCGCGCCGTACGCGGGATCACCGGCGTTCAATGGCACGTCGCCAGGCTTCAACTCTTACCTTCAGTACAGCGGAGAGCAGAGGGCGGCAATGAACTCGTTTGTG GGTTCCGCGTATGATCCTTCCGCCGGTATCACTGGCTCTTTGGAATATCACCCGTTTGGTGGTGCATTGGGCCCCTATCCATATGGCGACCCTGCATACAGGAAAAATGCTACTCGGGATGCGACTTCCACTCTCAAAGCGTGGCTCAATGAACATCGCAAAAACCCTTACCCCACCAAGGGCGAGAAGATCATGCTGGCAATCATCACCAAGATGACCCTTACCCAAGTGTCCACCTGGTTCGCTAACGCCAGAAGACGTTTGAAGAAAGAGAACAAAATGACGTGGAACCCGAGGAATAGAagtgaggatgaggaagaggatgacaACATTGACCTGGAGAAGAATGACGACGACGACGAGCCACTCAAGCCCAGAGCAGAAATTGGGTTGAAAAATGAAG ATGGACATCATCCACATCCAGTGGGAATCTCCCGTGAGAAAGAGGACAATAGCAGCAATGATATGGAACCTGTCTTAACTGATCCGGATTTAAAGGACCACGGGGACAGGAGAGTGCCCGAGATGCTGGGACCCACTACCACAGCATCTCCTCAAAACGTGCACCTTGGAGCGGAGAGGGATTCAGACTCGGCGGACACGACAAGTCCACCTGCACCGAGGCGTAATGACACAGGCAACTCCAGCAATGCCACGTCAGTGATTGACTCGCCCCTTCCAGCCCCAAAACCTAAACTGTGGTCGCTGGCGGAGATTGCAACTTCTTCGGACAAATGTAAAGGATGTAGCGATGGTGCCCAGAACGTGTCCCGACAATTGCGCACAGAGATTCCGGCCAGTGTGTCATCTCCACCGCGAGCCGCTGCTCAGAATCATTTCCCTCACAGCGCAGCACTTTCAAGACATGTCTATTATACATCTCCCTTTTTCCAGGGTTACTCAAACTATCATGGCGCTTTTGGACAGCTGCACAGCCCCGGATCCAACGTGGGGTCAGCGACACATTTAAATGGATTACATCAAACTATGTTACACAGAGCCGAGGCACTGGCAAGAGATAGCAAAGCCAGGAGCCAAACACAGATAGATCTTTGTAAAGACTTGAGATATGAACTTAAGAAAGGTATGACACATGTTTAG